The Sporomusaceae bacterium genome window below encodes:
- a CDS encoding 4Fe-4S dicluster domain-containing protein has translation MEREDILLTMQRDLAKAMQKPPEKRRWGMLIDTRKCVGCHACTIGCVAEYKLPPGVVYRPVIDKVSGKFPDVKRQFLPRPCYQCENPSCVPVCPVGATKKEADGIVSIDYEKCIGCRSCIANCPYGARTFDAGDYYTENQPALQEYEKAGFFEYGKQWRRDSKHASVIGSARKCHFCTSRLQKGLLPICVSTCIGRATFFGDLNDEQSLIKKVMGAGKVYRIKEEAGTDPRVYYI, from the coding sequence AGAAACGCCGCTGGGGAATGCTCATCGACACCCGCAAATGCGTGGGCTGCCACGCCTGCACCATCGGCTGCGTCGCCGAGTATAAACTGCCCCCGGGGGTGGTATACCGGCCCGTCATCGACAAGGTGAGCGGCAAGTTTCCCGACGTCAAGCGCCAGTTCCTGCCCCGTCCCTGCTATCAGTGCGAGAACCCCTCCTGTGTGCCTGTCTGCCCGGTTGGGGCCACTAAGAAAGAGGCGGATGGCATCGTTTCCATCGATTACGAGAAGTGCATCGGCTGTCGTTCGTGTATCGCCAATTGCCCTTATGGCGCCCGGACTTTCGACGCCGGCGACTACTACACCGAGAATCAACCCGCCCTGCAGGAGTACGAGAAGGCAGGTTTCTTCGAGTACGGCAAGCAATGGCGCCGGGACAGCAAGCATGCCAGCGTCATAGGAAGCGCCCGTAAGTGCCATTTCTGCACAAGCCGTCTGCAAAAGGGACTGCTGCCGATCTGCGTGTCGACCTGTATCGGCCGGGCTACCTTCTTCGGCGACCTTAACGACGAACAGTCGCTCATCAAGAAGGTCATGGGTGCCGGCAAGGTTTACCGCATCAAAGAAGAAGCGGGCACCGACCCGCGGGTCTACTATATATAG
- the nrfD gene encoding NrfD/PsrC family molybdoenzyme membrane anchor subunit, with translation MGKTAKAVLLVLFVAGAVAALGKIFIWGESVTNYGSYTPWGLWVGLYVLMVAAAAGAAWTGIYVAWSQGGEPKRLTTISLIAAGAFLAFGLAFIGTDLGKPMKGFLIFFSPAFSSKLAWASWLYMAFFICLGGYLFTQAKKAFMYLAGLAAVGFVVAEGLFFGGMVARSAWNSLLTPVSFLASAVAAGSAAVFTVGQMSSEKTFAEEGYAVKKILMYSLVTVAAIELVHAFAGQAALLSSVPFWGFVVLGVVVPVIMLMRNSGAILPGVLALLGLACNKYAFVSSGFTAEPMPGLANAFQATRLSLSYTPSAVEWVVAVGFLAGAIWAADFLANKLLATKQA, from the coding sequence ATGGGTAAAACGGCTAAAGCGGTTCTGCTTGTATTGTTCGTTGCCGGTGCGGTCGCTGCACTGGGCAAAATCTTTATCTGGGGCGAGAGTGTGACCAACTACGGCTCATACACCCCCTGGGGCCTCTGGGTCGGTCTCTATGTACTGATGGTCGCCGCGGCAGCCGGAGCTGCCTGGACCGGGATATATGTCGCCTGGTCGCAGGGCGGTGAACCGAAACGGCTTACCACTATTAGCCTGATCGCCGCCGGTGCCTTCCTGGCCTTCGGCCTGGCGTTCATCGGCACCGATCTCGGCAAGCCGATGAAAGGTTTCCTGATCTTTTTCAGTCCGGCCTTCAGCTCCAAGCTGGCCTGGGCGTCATGGCTTTATATGGCCTTCTTTATCTGCCTGGGCGGCTACCTCTTCACCCAGGCGAAAAAAGCCTTCATGTATCTGGCCGGTCTCGCAGCAGTCGGGTTCGTAGTGGCCGAGGGGCTGTTCTTCGGCGGCATGGTAGCCCGGTCTGCGTGGAATTCCTTGCTGACGCCGGTTTCATTCCTGGCGTCCGCGGTGGCCGCCGGCAGCGCCGCCGTTTTCACGGTAGGCCAGATGAGCAGCGAGAAGACCTTCGCCGAGGAAGGCTATGCGGTCAAGAAGATACTTATGTATTCGCTCGTCACCGTCGCCGCGATCGAGCTTGTCCATGCGTTCGCCGGACAGGCGGCTCTGCTGAGTTCAGTTCCTTTCTGGGGCTTTGTCGTCCTGGGAGTGGTCGTTCCCGTCATCATGCTCATGAGGAACTCCGGCGCTATACTGCCCGGTGTTTTGGCGCTTCTCGGCCTGGCCTGCAACAAGTATGCTTTCGTCAGCTCCGGGTTCACCGCCGAACCGATGCCAGGCTTGGCGAACGCCTTCCAGGCCACTCGCCTGTCACTGTCGTATACTCCGTCCGCGGTGGAGTGGGTTGTGGCGGTCGGCTTTTTAGCCGGGGCCATCTGGGCGGCCGACTTTTTAGCCAATAAACTGCTTGCGACTAAGCAGGCGTGA